One Salipiger sp. H15 DNA window includes the following coding sequences:
- a CDS encoding ABC transporter permease: MQGIGEAFRLALSLVLSGEADLYEIVGLSLQVSLSATLLACAIGLPVGALVAVSRFRGRGLVLIVMNALMGLPPVVVGLLVYLYLSRSGPLGFLGLLYTPGAMIFAQTILIVPIVAALSRQVLEDLHAEYAEQFRSLCLTRWQSITTLLWDGRYALLTVGLAGFGRAVAEVGAVIIVGGNIDHLTRVMTTAIALETSKGDLPLALALGIILLVLALGVNAGVQGLRMTAARQAHV, from the coding sequence TTGCAAGGGATAGGGGAGGCCTTCCGCCTGGCGCTGTCGCTGGTCCTGTCCGGCGAGGCCGATCTCTATGAGATCGTCGGTCTCTCGCTGCAGGTCAGCCTGAGCGCGACCCTGCTCGCCTGCGCCATCGGGCTGCCGGTCGGCGCGCTGGTCGCGGTCAGCCGGTTCCGGGGCAGGGGCCTCGTGCTCATCGTGATGAACGCGCTCATGGGGCTGCCGCCGGTGGTGGTCGGGCTTCTGGTCTATCTCTACCTCTCGCGCTCCGGCCCGCTCGGGTTCCTCGGCCTGCTCTACACGCCCGGCGCGATGATCTTCGCGCAGACCATCCTCATCGTGCCCATCGTCGCCGCCCTGTCGCGGCAGGTGCTGGAAGACCTGCATGCCGAATATGCCGAGCAGTTCCGGTCTCTGTGCCTGACGCGCTGGCAGAGCATCACGACGCTGCTCTGGGACGGGCGCTACGCGCTGCTGACCGTGGGGCTCGCGGGCTTCGGCCGCGCCGTGGCCGAGGTCGGCGCGGTGATCATCGTCGGCGGCAACATCGACCACCTGACGCGGGTGATGACCACGGCCATCGCGCTCGAGACCTCGAAGGGCGACCTGCCGCTGGCGCTGGCGCTGGGGATCATCCTGCTGGTGCTGGCGCTCGGGGTGAACGCCGGGGTGCAGGGGCTGCGGATGACCGCGGCACGGCAGGCCCATGTCTGA
- a CDS encoding glyceraldehyde 3-phosphate dehydrogenase NAD-binding domain-containing protein, producing the protein MTRIMINGFGRIGRTLLRQLLTDPAHADLELVAINDIASPEMCAYLFRYDSVFGPFPGSVTEAPGALVVNGRRIPFHTTRDLRELDLGHVDVVLECTGAASNRPHAEAGLLAGAKSVLLSGPSEAADVTCVLGANEGAMGDARIVSNASCTTNAIAPMLKALDARFGIARAHVTTIHCYTGSQPTVDAPGASYERSRAAAVSMVPTSTSAARQVIKVLPALDDRLSVTAVRVPCISVSAVDAVLQLEDTPADVNAALADLFSGSALVGLTEDPCVSTDLRARPESLVLSLRETRVVEGGQVRLFGWYDNEWGFSARMLDMTRLMAAR; encoded by the coding sequence ATGACCCGCATCATGATCAACGGCTTCGGCCGCATCGGCCGTACCCTGCTGCGCCAGCTGCTCACCGACCCGGCCCATGCCGATCTCGAGCTGGTGGCGATCAACGACATCGCCTCGCCCGAGATGTGCGCCTATCTCTTCCGCTATGACAGTGTCTTCGGCCCCTTCCCCGGCAGCGTGACCGAGGCGCCGGGCGCGCTGGTGGTCAATGGCCGCCGCATCCCCTTCCACACCACGCGCGACCTGCGCGAGCTTGACCTCGGCCATGTCGACGTGGTGCTCGAATGCACCGGGGCGGCCTCGAACCGGCCGCATGCCGAGGCCGGGCTGCTGGCGGGGGCGAAATCGGTGCTGCTGTCGGGCCCGTCCGAGGCCGCCGACGTCACCTGCGTGCTCGGCGCCAACGAGGGCGCCATGGGTGACGCGCGGATCGTCTCGAACGCCTCCTGCACCACCAATGCCATCGCGCCGATGCTGAAGGCGCTCGACGCGCGCTTCGGCATCGCCCGCGCCCACGTGACCACGATCCATTGCTACACCGGCAGCCAGCCCACCGTGGACGCGCCCGGCGCCAGCTACGAGCGCAGCCGCGCCGCCGCCGTGTCGATGGTGCCGACCAGCACCAGTGCCGCCAGGCAGGTGATCAAGGTGCTGCCCGCGCTCGACGACCGGCTCAGCGTGACGGCGGTGCGGGTGCCCTGCATCTCGGTCTCGGCGGTGGACGCGGTGCTGCAGCTGGAAGACACGCCCGCCGACGTGAACGCGGCGCTCGCGGACCTCTTCTCCGGCTCCGCGCTCGTCGGGCTGACCGAGGACCCCTGCGTCTCGACCGACCTGCGGGCGCGGCCCGAGTCGCTGGTGCTGTCTCTGCGCGAGACGCGGGTGGTCGAGGGCGGGCAGGTGCGGCTCTTCGGCTGGTACGACAACGAATGGGGCTTCTCGGCGCGGATGCTCGACATGACCCGGCTCATGGCGGCGCGCTGA
- a CDS encoding helix-turn-helix domain-containing protein, whose translation MTLRPGIPLFDLFGETGGFPDTVHCERIWDRARLHDWVISPHRHAEITQVFFMRQGHAEVRIDGVSRTLDDGQFLLIPVQIVHGFEFQKQSEGLVLSFPAPVLASMRPASAALAARLARPVIGAASEALVALSDELVAGFARPGPYRANLLVALAQAILAEICALAPEEEDAAPGGPRMVALDALIAAHLAEGWRAGDYAAALAITPGHLTRLCHAATGLSASRYIEGKVMTEASRLLAFTQIPVAEVGYRLGFSDPAYFSRRFRSLRGQSPSDYRARFMG comes from the coding sequence ATGACCCTACGTCCCGGCATCCCCCTTTTCGACCTCTTCGGCGAGACCGGAGGCTTTCCCGACACGGTGCATTGCGAGCGCATCTGGGACCGGGCAAGGCTTCACGACTGGGTGATTTCTCCGCACAGGCACGCGGAAATCACGCAGGTCTTCTTCATGCGGCAGGGCCATGCCGAGGTGCGGATCGACGGTGTCAGCCGCACGCTCGACGATGGGCAGTTCCTGCTGATCCCGGTACAGATCGTGCATGGCTTCGAATTCCAGAAGCAGAGCGAGGGGCTGGTGCTGTCCTTCCCCGCGCCGGTGCTCGCCAGCATGCGCCCCGCCTCGGCGGCACTGGCGGCACGGCTTGCCCGGCCGGTGATCGGCGCGGCGTCGGAGGCGCTGGTGGCGCTGTCGGATGAGCTCGTCGCCGGTTTCGCCCGCCCCGGCCCCTACCGCGCCAACCTGCTGGTGGCGCTGGCCCAGGCGATCCTTGCCGAAATCTGCGCGCTGGCGCCCGAGGAGGAGGACGCGGCGCCAGGCGGGCCGAGGATGGTGGCGCTCGATGCGCTGATCGCGGCGCATCTCGCCGAGGGCTGGCGCGCCGGGGACTATGCCGCCGCGCTGGCGATCACGCCGGGCCATCTCACCCGGCTCTGTCACGCCGCGACCGGGCTCAGCGCCTCGCGCTACATCGAGGGCAAGGTGATGACCGAGGCGAGCCGCCTGCTCGCCTTCACCCAGATCCCCGTGGCCGAGGTGGGCTACCGGCTGGGCTTCTCGGACCCCGCCTATTTCTCGCGCCGGTTCCGCAGCCTGCGCGGCCAGAGCCCGAGCGACTACCGCGCCCGGTTCATGGGCTGA
- a CDS encoding ATP-binding cassette domain-containing protein, which yields MLRPLLPLRVSGLRLSAGGAALLDGVELSLAPGGCTVIMGPNGAGKSLLLKMLHGLLVPGDGEVSWNGLPAAQATARQALVFQKPVLLRRSVAANVDFVLKTRRADRSRRDALLREVGLLHKARQPARLLSGGEAQRLALARALATDPEVLLLDEPTASLDPASVLVIERIVAAARDRGTRIIFVTHDVGQARRMADEVVFLHRGRVAEHSRADVFFPEPRSPAARDYLAGRIVL from the coding sequence ATGCTCCGCCCGCTGCTGCCCCTGCGCGTCTCCGGTCTGCGGCTCTCTGCCGGTGGGGCGGCGCTGCTCGACGGGGTCGAGCTGAGCCTCGCGCCCGGCGGCTGCACGGTGATCATGGGCCCCAACGGCGCGGGCAAGAGCCTGCTCCTGAAGATGCTGCACGGGCTGCTGGTGCCGGGAGACGGCGAGGTCAGCTGGAACGGGCTTCCGGCGGCGCAGGCCACCGCGCGGCAGGCGCTGGTGTTCCAGAAGCCGGTGCTGCTGCGCCGCTCGGTCGCCGCCAACGTGGATTTCGTGCTGAAGACCCGCCGGGCCGACCGCTCGCGCCGCGACGCGCTGCTGCGCGAGGTGGGCCTGCTGCACAAGGCGCGCCAGCCCGCGCGGCTGCTCTCGGGCGGCGAGGCGCAGCGGCTGGCGCTGGCCCGGGCGCTCGCCACCGACCCCGAGGTGCTGCTGCTCGACGAGCCGACCGCCAGCCTCGATCCCGCCTCGGTGCTGGTGATCGAGCGCATCGTGGCGGCGGCGCGGGACCGCGGCACGCGGATCATCTTCGTCACCCACGACGTCGGGCAGGCGCGGCGCATGGCGGACGAGGTGGTCTTCCTGCACCGCGGCCGCGTGGCCGAGCACAGCCGCGCCGACGTCTTCTTCCCCGAACCGCGCAGCCCTGCGGCGCGGGACTATCTCGCGGGCCGGATCGTGCTCTGA
- the uraH gene encoding hydroxyisourate hydrolase, with amino-acid sequence MTGYLTTHVLDTARGCPAEGLKIELFRIDGETRSLLKTLVTNDDGRTNEQILPAAEFAPGTYELVFHAGAYLDACGTPPESPRFLDVVPIRFGMSEPAHYHVPLLLSPFGYSTYRGS; translated from the coding sequence ATGACCGGATACCTGACGACCCACGTGCTCGACACCGCCCGCGGCTGCCCTGCCGAGGGGCTGAAGATCGAGCTCTTCCGGATCGACGGCGAGACTCGCAGCCTGCTGAAGACGCTGGTCACCAACGACGACGGTCGCACCAACGAGCAGATCCTGCCCGCCGCCGAGTTCGCGCCCGGCACCTATGAGCTGGTCTTCCACGCCGGGGCCTATCTCGACGCCTGCGGCACGCCGCCCGAGAGCCCGCGCTTCCTCGACGTGGTGCCGATCCGCTTCGGCATGTCCGAGCCCGCGCATTACCACGTGCCGCTGCTGCTCTCGCCCTTCGGCTACTCGACCTACCGCGGCAGTTGA
- a CDS encoding ABC transporter ATP-binding protein, which translates to MSDIRISGIDKSYGQTQVLRQVSLSIEAGEFVAVLGPSGCGKTTLLRCLAGFERVQSGSIAIGGETVSAPGRHLAPEHRGIGVVFQNYALWPHMTVAQNVAYGLKIAGIPRSERNSRVSRVLDLVELGSLAGRRPAELSGGQRQRVALARCLAMESRVVLLDEPLANLDVHLRGALEEEFAAFHARSGATMFYITHDQAEALALADRVAVMDRGRILQFDRPEALFSQPQSETVAGFIGEGRVLEAEDIRPLGDGRAAASLLGRRIELRCAPGQAARRRAKISFHPGDLALTEAADGIPGNVTRATYRGAYLRAEVMAGPAGDVPLCVNIAAPAALSRGQRVSLALRDGWVIPEPAATSHPI; encoded by the coding sequence ATGAGCGACATCCGCATCTCGGGGATCGACAAGAGCTACGGCCAGACGCAGGTTCTGCGGCAGGTCTCGCTGAGCATCGAGGCGGGGGAATTCGTCGCCGTCCTTGGCCCCTCGGGCTGCGGCAAGACCACGCTGCTGCGCTGCCTCGCCGGGTTCGAGCGGGTGCAGTCGGGGTCGATCGCGATCGGCGGGGAAACCGTCTCCGCCCCCGGCCGCCACCTCGCGCCCGAGCATCGCGGCATCGGCGTGGTGTTCCAGAACTACGCGCTCTGGCCGCACATGACGGTGGCGCAGAACGTCGCCTATGGGCTGAAGATCGCGGGCATTCCCAGATCCGAGAGAAATTCCCGCGTCTCCCGCGTGCTCGATCTGGTCGAACTTGGCTCGCTCGCAGGCCGCCGCCCCGCCGAGCTTTCGGGCGGCCAGCGCCAGCGCGTCGCCCTTGCCCGCTGCCTTGCCATGGAAAGCCGCGTCGTGCTGCTGGACGAACCGCTGGCCAACCTCGACGTGCACCTGCGCGGCGCGCTCGAGGAGGAGTTCGCCGCCTTCCACGCCCGCTCGGGCGCGACGATGTTCTACATCACCCATGACCAGGCCGAGGCGCTGGCCCTCGCCGACCGCGTCGCCGTCATGGACCGCGGCCGCATCCTGCAGTTCGACCGCCCCGAGGCGCTGTTCAGCCAGCCGCAGAGCGAGACGGTCGCGGGCTTCATCGGCGAGGGCCGCGTGCTCGAGGCCGAGGACATCCGCCCGCTCGGCGATGGCCGCGCCGCCGCCTCGCTGCTTGGCCGGCGCATCGAGCTCCGCTGCGCGCCCGGGCAGGCCGCCCGGCGCCGCGCCAAGATCTCCTTCCACCCCGGCGACCTCGCGCTGACCGAGGCCGCCGACGGCATCCCCGGCAACGTCACCCGCGCCACCTACCGCGGCGCCTACCTGCGCGCCGAGGTGATGGCCGGTCCCGCCGGGGACGTGCCGCTCTGCGTCAACATCGCCGCGCCCGCCGCACTGAGCCGCGGCCAGCGGGTCTCGCTCGCCCTGCGCGACGGCTGGGTCATTCCCGAGCCCGCCGCCACCTCCCACCCAATCTGA
- a CDS encoding substrate-binding domain-containing protein, with protein sequence MTIARLIASTALTLGLAGAAFAQDQSIIVQSTTSTANSGLYDYLLPIYTGKSGVTVNVVAVGTGQAIKNAENCDGDLLLVHAKASEEKFVADGFGTQRTDLMYNDFVIVGPEADPAGVKGMTDVEAALTKISETGALFASRGDDSGTYKKEIELWKAAGIDPKAASGEWYRETGSGMGATLNTGIGMGAYVLTDRATWISFENKQDYAIEVEGDEELFNQYGVIPVNPEKCPTVKIDLAQGFADWLLSDEGQQTIADYKIDGQQLFFPNAPKN encoded by the coding sequence ATGACCATCGCAAGACTGATCGCCTCGACCGCGCTGACCCTTGGCCTCGCCGGTGCCGCCTTTGCGCAGGACCAGTCGATCATCGTGCAGTCGACCACCTCGACCGCGAACTCGGGCCTCTACGACTACCTGCTGCCGATCTACACCGGCAAGAGCGGCGTCACCGTCAACGTCGTCGCCGTGGGCACCGGCCAGGCGATCAAGAACGCCGAGAACTGCGACGGCGACCTGCTGCTGGTCCACGCCAAGGCGTCGGAAGAGAAATTCGTCGCCGACGGCTTCGGCACCCAGCGTACGGATCTCATGTACAACGACTTCGTCATCGTCGGCCCCGAGGCCGATCCGGCGGGCGTCAAGGGCATGACCGACGTCGAGGCGGCGTTGACCAAGATCTCCGAAACCGGCGCGCTCTTCGCCTCGCGCGGGGATGACAGCGGCACCTACAAGAAGGAAATCGAGCTGTGGAAGGCGGCCGGGATCGACCCCAAGGCCGCCTCGGGCGAGTGGTACCGCGAGACCGGCTCGGGCATGGGCGCGACGCTGAACACCGGCATCGGCATGGGCGCCTACGTGCTCACCGACCGCGCCACCTGGATCAGCTTCGAGAACAAGCAGGATTACGCGATCGAGGTCGAGGGCGACGAGGAGCTCTTCAACCAGTACGGCGTGATCCCGGTGAACCCCGAGAAATGCCCGACGGTGAAGATCGACCTGGCGCAGGGCTTCGCGGACTGGCTGCTTTCGGACGAGGGCCAGCAGACCATCGCGGACTACAAGATCGACGGCCAGCAGCTGTTCTTCCCCAACGCGCCGAAGAACTGA
- the pobA gene encoding 4-hydroxybenzoate 3-monooxygenase, producing the protein MKTEVVIIGGGPSGLLLSQLLNKAGVATVVLERSSREHVLSRIRAGILEWGTVELLREAGVGARMDAEGYPHDGTYLTDAELMVHIDFKGLTGKQVMVYGQTEVTHDLYDAQDAMGTTVIHGVEDVTIHDLDASEAAVEYTLNGERHRITCAYVAGCDGFHGVSRKTIPEEKRREFERVYPFGWLGILSRTPPVHDELIYANSPHGFALASMRNENLVRYYVQVPLSDKVEDWSDARFWTEFKRRLPSEAASRLITGPSIEKSIAPLRSFVSEPLRWGRLFLVGDAAHIVPPTGAKGLNLAVSDVYYLHEALIAALKQGRTEGVEGYSERALARIWKAMRFSWQMTTMLHRFEGEDSFAEEMRRATLAHLAESETARKDLAENYVGLPF; encoded by the coding sequence ATGAAAACCGAAGTCGTGATCATCGGCGGGGGCCCCTCGGGCCTGCTGCTCTCGCAGCTCCTGAACAAGGCCGGGGTCGCAACCGTGGTGCTGGAGCGGTCGAGCCGCGAGCACGTGCTCTCGCGCATCCGCGCCGGCATTCTCGAATGGGGCACGGTCGAGCTCTTGCGCGAGGCGGGCGTCGGCGCGCGCATGGATGCCGAGGGCTATCCGCATGACGGCACCTACCTCACCGACGCCGAGCTGATGGTGCACATCGACTTCAAGGGGCTGACCGGCAAGCAGGTCATGGTCTACGGCCAGACCGAGGTGACCCATGACCTCTACGACGCGCAGGACGCCATGGGCACCACGGTGATCCACGGGGTCGAGGACGTGACGATCCACGATCTCGACGCCTCCGAGGCGGCGGTGGAATACACGCTGAACGGCGAGCGCCACCGCATCACCTGCGCCTACGTAGCCGGTTGCGACGGCTTCCACGGCGTCAGCCGCAAGACCATCCCCGAGGAGAAGCGCCGCGAGTTCGAGCGGGTCTACCCCTTCGGCTGGCTCGGGATCCTCTCGCGCACGCCGCCGGTGCATGACGAGCTGATCTACGCCAACTCGCCGCACGGTTTCGCGCTGGCCTCGATGCGCAACGAGAACCTCGTGCGCTACTACGTGCAGGTGCCGCTTTCCGACAAGGTCGAGGACTGGTCGGACGCGCGCTTCTGGACCGAGTTCAAGCGCCGCCTTCCCTCCGAGGCCGCGTCCCGGCTGATCACCGGCCCGTCGATCGAGAAATCCATTGCGCCGCTGCGCAGTTTCGTTTCCGAGCCGCTGCGCTGGGGCCGCCTGTTCCTCGTCGGCGACGCCGCGCATATCGTGCCGCCGACCGGGGCGAAGGGGCTGAACCTTGCCGTGTCGGACGTCTACTACCTGCACGAGGCGCTGATTGCGGCGCTGAAACAAGGCCGGACCGAGGGCGTCGAGGGCTATTCCGAGCGCGCGCTGGCGCGGATCTGGAAGGCGATGCGCTTCAGCTGGCAGATGACCACCATGCTGCACCGCTTCGAGGGCGAGGACAGCTTTGCCGAAGAGATGCGGCGCGCGACGCTCGCGCATCTCGCGGAATCCGAGACCGCGCGCAAGGACCTGGCCGAGAACTACGTCGGTCTGCCGTTTTAG
- a CDS encoding ABC transporter substrate-binding protein has protein sequence MRLLSLSLGAMLLSSAAFAETTLTLYTSQAPEQAQQTVDAFEAAHPDIKVEWTRNGTSALMNVIRAEIEAGQVQPDVLLVADVINLGELKAGGHLMAYADAPVAAYDAATYDADMTYFGTKALTTGIAYNTEIAEPVTHWMDLIKEENRGMIGVPSPLYSGAALNHLHALIGAEGIGWEFYEGLNDLDIVPEGGNGPATKAVASGMAKYAIIVDSNALAAKADGSPVDFIVPEDGVSFITEPAAIMATTEHPDEARLFIDFLLSEEGQKLAASQGYLPILPGVEGPAGFPKIEEMKLLGYNVDAALETNEAVSKRFAEIFGL, from the coding sequence ATGCGTCTTCTCTCCCTCAGCCTCGGAGCAATGCTGCTCTCCAGCGCCGCCTTCGCCGAAACCACGCTGACGCTCTACACCAGCCAGGCGCCCGAGCAGGCGCAGCAGACCGTCGACGCCTTCGAGGCCGCCCACCCGGACATCAAGGTCGAGTGGACCCGCAACGGCACCTCGGCGCTGATGAACGTGATCCGCGCCGAGATCGAGGCCGGGCAGGTGCAGCCCGACGTGCTGCTGGTCGCCGACGTGATCAACCTCGGCGAGCTGAAGGCCGGCGGGCACCTCATGGCCTATGCCGATGCCCCGGTCGCTGCCTATGACGCCGCCACCTACGACGCCGACATGACCTATTTCGGCACCAAGGCGCTGACCACCGGCATCGCCTACAACACCGAGATCGCCGAGCCGGTGACGCACTGGATGGACCTCATCAAGGAAGAGAACCGCGGCATGATCGGCGTGCCCTCGCCGCTCTACTCGGGCGCCGCGCTGAACCACCTGCACGCGCTGATCGGTGCCGAGGGCATCGGCTGGGAGTTCTACGAGGGGCTCAATGATCTCGACATCGTCCCCGAGGGCGGCAACGGCCCGGCGACCAAGGCCGTCGCCTCGGGCATGGCGAAATACGCGATCATCGTCGACAGCAACGCGCTGGCCGCCAAGGCCGACGGCTCGCCCGTCGACTTCATCGTCCCCGAGGACGGCGTCAGCTTCATCACCGAGCCCGCGGCGATCATGGCCACCACCGAGCACCCGGACGAGGCCAGGCTCTTCATCGACTTCCTGCTCAGCGAAGAGGGCCAGAAGCTCGCCGCCTCGCAGGGCTACCTGCCGATCCTCCCGGGCGTCGAGGGGCCCGCGGGCTTCCCGAAGATCGAGGAGATGAAGCTGCTCGGCTACAACGTCGATGCCGCGCTCGAGACCAACGAGGCCGTGTCGAAGCGCTTTGCCGAGATCTTCGGGCTCTGA